In Papaver somniferum cultivar HN1 unplaced genomic scaffold, ASM357369v1 unplaced-scaffold_117, whole genome shotgun sequence, the DNA window ACCAAATGTCTTAAGCAaagagattactcgcctcaatacaccCAAATAAGTCTGTTGAAGTTTTGTGATTGATCATctcttttccatcattattttcttgttttgttgtcgGTATTATGAGATGTAATACATAAATAAAAACCGTGTTACAAAGAGTTGTAACAGATCGGTGGATAATATATGAGTCGTTTTATTAGAAAATCGGTAAGGAAGATATTTATTCAACAGATATTACACATTACTTTAAATATTGGATTAATTAAGTTCTGTAGGAGAATGATTTTGAATTTGACTATGTCGGCATGGAATCTTACTCAAGTGATGTAAAAACCTAAGTCACTAATGTAAGACGAAAGTTCAGCTCTTAATTAAccagaaaaataaaatagaacaTAAGAACAACAGACAGCACAGTACTCACTCCCAGAACAGagagccaaaaaaaaaagaaaaacaactcaCAACCcgaagagaaaagaaaataaaaaatcgaAACTTAATTAACCAAAATACATCACGCCAGTTCTGGGTTTCGTTGAAAGACCAAGAATTAGTTTCAATGATCAGTGTTATGATATCCACATGATCACTTAAGGATAAACCTCAATGAAGGACCTAAACCCTTGGACACGAGTTATTTTGTAGCCAGTAAAACCTGACTCGATGAAAAGCTTTTCCCATTCTTTCTCAGTTCTCTCTTTACCATTAACAAAAGCCATCATCATTATGTCAAATAGTAGTTGAGTTTCAGTAATTACTGAATCGTCTGCAGCttcatgtttcttcttcttgtcttcttcAATCACAGCATCTATTATTATCACCTTTCCCCCCTCTTCTCTTGACGGAATAGCTTCTCTGCATCTTTTAAGTATTGTAACACAATCTTTATCGTTCCAGTCATGAAGAATAAACTGTGAGCCAAATTTATAACCATGATGAGATGCACGTAAGTGGACCgagcaaaaaaacaaacaaaagagaTGTAAGTAAGTCAAGGGTGTAAAGACTATGCTACTTAATTTTAGAAGGAGCGAAACTGATCAATAGATaaatttttaaatatataccttCATTAAAACTGCATCTGCACGAGGAATGGACTCGAACATGTCACCCCCAATGAAAACTACATTAGCAGTCCCTTGTAAGTCTGCAACAACATTTGGAAGATCCAGAACCATGCAATGGAGGTGGGGGAATGCTCCAACAACGGCATGAGCTGTAGTTCCAGTCCCACCTCCGACGTCAACCAGAGACTGCAAGTTATTGAATACCCCCTGACCTTCATTAAGAATTACACTCATCAACACGCAAGAATCGTTAGCCATGGCGTCATGGAAGTTCTTGCCAAAGTCAGGATTCTGCTCCAACACATTCCATAGGTTCGTACCATGAGCAGCCGAAAATGGCGTGGATCCACTGCCCTGAAACCAAGTGCTTAAGGTATGCAAAGAT includes these proteins:
- the LOC113329539 gene encoding trans-resveratrol di-O-methyltransferase-like → MDSTSQEEIELIQAHTHIWKYAFEYASSMSLKCVVELGIPDILHSHGKPMTLSSLADALSLPSRRVDPLNRLMRFMVHSGFFATQSLGENQDQEGYILTATSRLLVKANSNTMASVVLSMVDPFLVSSLHTLSTWFQGSGSTPFSAAHGTNLWNVLEQNPDFGKNFHDAMANDSCVLMSVILNEGQGVFNNLQSLVDVGGGTGTTAHAVVGAFPHLHCMVLDLPNVVADLQGTANVVFIGGDMFESIPRADAVLMKFILHDWNDKDCVTILKRCREAIPSREEGGKVIIIDAVIEEDKKKKHEAADDSVITETQLLFDIMMMAFVNGKERTEKEWEKLFIESGFTGYKITRVQGFRSFIEVYP